The following coding sequences lie in one Mycobacterium sp. Z3061 genomic window:
- a CDS encoding SAM-dependent methyltransferase has protein sequence MARNPAAGTAFGPMLLSAIEQNEPADRRLVDDDLAGLFLPAPLRLLVAATAPSLLRRVFISASERTGPGLWANLVCRKRFIGDKVAEALDEVDAVVILGAGLDTRAYRLTRRIRKPVFEVDLPVNIARKARTVRKVLGELPLSVRLVALDFEHDDLLTALAEHGYHIDYRTFFIWEGVTQYLTEDAVRATLDGLRPTAPGSRMVFSYVRRDFIDGTNRYGSRTLYRSVRGRRQLWHFGLLPEEVEGFLAGYGWRLVEQLGPDELVERYVKPTGRRLPASQIEWSALAEKV, from the coding sequence ATGGCCCGAAACCCCGCTGCCGGAACCGCGTTCGGACCGATGCTGCTGTCCGCGATCGAACAGAACGAACCGGCCGACCGCCGGCTGGTGGACGACGATCTTGCAGGGCTTTTCCTGCCCGCGCCGCTGCGCCTGCTCGTCGCCGCCACTGCGCCATCGCTGCTCCGCCGGGTGTTCATCAGCGCGTCGGAGCGGACCGGTCCCGGCTTGTGGGCGAATCTGGTCTGCCGCAAACGGTTTATCGGCGACAAGGTCGCCGAAGCCCTTGACGAGGTCGACGCGGTGGTGATTCTTGGCGCGGGCCTGGACACCCGCGCCTACCGGTTGACCCGCCGGATCCGCAAACCGGTCTTTGAGGTGGACCTGCCGGTCAACATCGCCCGCAAGGCCAGGACGGTCCGCAAGGTGCTGGGCGAGCTGCCGCTCTCGGTTCGCCTGGTGGCACTGGATTTTGAGCACGACGACCTGTTGACGGCACTGGCCGAGCACGGGTATCACATCGACTACCGGACGTTCTTCATCTGGGAGGGAGTCACCCAGTACCTCACCGAGGACGCCGTGCGCGCCACGCTGGATGGCCTACGGCCGACGGCGCCGGGCAGTCGCATGGTGTTCAGCTACGTCCGGCGCGACTTCATCGACGGCACGAATCGGTATGGCTCCCGCACTTTGTACCGGTCGGTTCGGGGGCGCCGTCAGCTATGGCACTTCGGCCTGCTTCCCGAAGAGGTGGAAGGCTTTCTGGCCGGCTACGGTTGGCGGTTGGTGGAGCAGTTGGGACCCGACGAACTCGTCGAGCGTTACGTGAAACCCACCGGCCGCAGACTCCCGGCGTCCCAGATCGAGTGGTCGGCTCTAGCCGAGAAGGTCTAG
- a CDS encoding mycofactocin-coupled SDR family oxidoreductase — MMARPLEGKTAFITGAARGQGRAYAVRLAGDGANVIAVDLCGRIDSVPYPLGTAEDLAQTVKLVEDAGGRIVARQGDVRDRDSLAAALRAGLDEFGRLDIVIANAGIAPMQSADGWRDVIDVNLTGAYHTVDVSTPTLIEQGEGGSIVLISSAAGLAGVGSADAGSIGYTAAKHGLVGLMRLYANLLAPHDIRVNSVHPSGVDTPMINNEFIRQWLTDLVSKSGRAPGMSNALPVQILQAEDIANAVAWLVSDQARYITGVTLPVDAGSVNKR, encoded by the coding sequence CTGATGGCCCGACCCCTGGAAGGCAAGACGGCCTTCATCACCGGCGCCGCACGCGGTCAGGGCCGCGCCTATGCGGTCCGGCTGGCCGGCGACGGCGCGAACGTGATCGCCGTGGACCTGTGCGGCCGGATCGACAGCGTGCCCTACCCACTGGGCACCGCCGAGGACTTAGCGCAGACCGTCAAGCTCGTGGAGGACGCCGGAGGGCGCATCGTGGCACGGCAGGGCGACGTCCGGGACCGTGACTCGCTGGCGGCCGCTTTGCGGGCGGGCCTCGACGAATTCGGCCGGCTCGACATCGTGATCGCCAATGCCGGGATCGCCCCCATGCAATCGGCTGACGGCTGGCGCGACGTCATCGACGTCAACCTCACCGGTGCGTACCACACCGTCGACGTATCGACGCCGACCTTGATCGAGCAGGGTGAGGGCGGATCGATCGTGCTGATCAGTTCGGCTGCGGGCCTGGCCGGTGTCGGAAGTGCCGACGCCGGGTCGATCGGCTATACCGCCGCTAAGCACGGACTAGTCGGCTTGATGCGTCTGTACGCCAATTTGCTTGCGCCGCATGATATCCGCGTGAACTCCGTGCACCCCTCCGGCGTCGACACGCCGATGATCAACAACGAGTTCATCCGCCAGTGGCTGACCGACCTGGTCAGCAAGTCCGGCCGCGCGCCCGGCATGAGCAATGCCCTGCCGGTGCAGATCCTGCAAGCCGAGGACATCGCCAATGCCGTGGCGTGGCTGGTGTCCGACCAGGCCCGCTACATCACCGGTGTCACGTTGCCGGTCGACGCGGGCTCGGTGAACAAACGGTAG
- a CDS encoding putative quinol monooxygenase, protein MPVVVVATLTVKPESVDTVRDILTTAVEEVHGEPGCQLYSLHQSGETFVFVEQWADEEALKTHSTAPAVGKMFGAVGEHLAGAPDIKMLAPVPAGDVDKGQIRA, encoded by the coding sequence ATGCCCGTAGTCGTCGTCGCCACGCTGACCGTGAAGCCCGAATCGGTCGACACCGTCCGCGACATCCTGACCACTGCGGTCGAAGAGGTGCACGGCGAGCCCGGATGCCAGCTGTATTCACTGCACCAGTCCGGCGAGACCTTCGTCTTCGTGGAGCAGTGGGCCGATGAAGAGGCGCTGAAGACCCACAGCACCGCGCCCGCAGTCGGCAAGATGTTCGGCGCCGTCGGCGAGCACCTGGCCGGGGCGCCGGACATCAAGATGCTGGCGCCGGTTCCGGCCGGGGACGTCGATAAAGGCCAAATCCGCGCCTGA
- a CDS encoding SpoIIE family protein phosphatase, translated as MSESGHLDTLVGDAEVIRSVFDALDVMACCWQGPELRLIAANAAFRYVAGRDDVIGCTVSEVFPELDGQLMNPVIERVYASGRTEIGREWRVHWEHPASNRIEERWLSFVVTPHPVNRQWVLAYANDVTDQVLERELAGRRAAEAQRRYEATRDVVDELQRALLPLELPVVPHIDIAARYLTASRDQAAGGDWFDALPLDDGRMALVVGDVVGHGVAASAAMGQLRAALELALTTTADLGSAVAQVDAFAAKKAPLRAATVGIVVIDPRTTDMEFCLCGHPPPVVVGADGNTRFLHQSGSAPLGVGHHHAVVRRPLKAGDVVLLYSDGLIERPGRTMAEGYAEVAQVAADAVANRVLPTGAAHSPAARACQLTVELLTRTGYDDDVTTLAVQLVAAPPPELTVSTLADDNGITDAVNGIRTWLTTIDISDEAALAIELAVNEAIANVAVHAYPDCAPGPLRVTGRLQSGGVVEVCIGDDGQWRTPGIGDIGRGRGLAMMERLLDKVTISHDSASRPAQKGTVVTLRHKVSRPALVASIGPGSSPSARTPHSYRAERHDQPGKATLTVTGAVDALTADQFNVDLSDAAQGGTVGLTVLLDQVTLLTSRGVRALFMMRDQLTAHQRPFTLVAATGSPAAVVLDLVGLSRSTDHQSGGS; from the coding sequence ATGTCGGAAAGTGGGCATCTCGACACCCTGGTCGGCGATGCGGAAGTGATTCGGTCCGTCTTCGACGCGCTGGACGTCATGGCCTGTTGCTGGCAGGGCCCGGAGCTACGTCTGATCGCCGCGAATGCCGCCTTCCGTTACGTTGCCGGCCGGGACGACGTCATCGGCTGCACCGTCTCCGAGGTGTTCCCGGAATTGGACGGCCAGCTGATGAACCCGGTGATCGAGCGGGTGTACGCCAGCGGCCGCACCGAAATCGGCCGGGAGTGGCGGGTGCACTGGGAACACCCGGCGTCCAACCGGATCGAGGAGCGATGGTTGAGTTTCGTCGTCACACCCCATCCCGTTAACCGGCAGTGGGTGCTGGCCTACGCGAACGACGTCACCGATCAGGTGCTGGAACGCGAGCTTGCCGGGCGGCGCGCGGCAGAAGCCCAACGCCGTTACGAGGCGACCCGTGATGTCGTCGACGAACTGCAACGAGCCCTGCTGCCCCTCGAGCTACCGGTGGTTCCGCATATCGACATCGCCGCGCGCTACCTGACCGCGTCACGGGACCAGGCGGCCGGCGGGGACTGGTTCGACGCCCTACCGCTCGACGACGGCCGAATGGCACTGGTCGTCGGCGACGTGGTGGGGCACGGAGTGGCAGCGTCGGCGGCCATGGGGCAGCTGCGCGCCGCGCTGGAGTTGGCGCTGACCACCACCGCTGACCTTGGTTCGGCCGTCGCGCAAGTAGACGCATTTGCCGCGAAGAAGGCCCCGCTTCGGGCCGCCACCGTCGGCATCGTCGTGATCGATCCGCGCACTACCGATATGGAATTCTGCCTGTGCGGGCACCCGCCGCCCGTCGTCGTGGGCGCCGACGGCAACACCAGGTTCCTACACCAAAGCGGAAGCGCGCCACTGGGAGTCGGTCATCACCACGCCGTCGTCCGGAGGCCGCTGAAAGCCGGCGATGTGGTCCTGCTGTACTCCGACGGCCTCATCGAGCGGCCGGGACGAACCATGGCCGAAGGCTACGCCGAGGTCGCGCAGGTGGCGGCCGACGCGGTCGCGAACCGGGTGCTGCCCACCGGCGCGGCGCATTCGCCGGCGGCCCGCGCGTGTCAGCTGACCGTCGAATTGCTCACCCGCACTGGGTATGACGACGATGTCACCACGCTGGCAGTGCAACTCGTCGCCGCACCCCCACCGGAGCTGACCGTCTCGACTCTCGCCGACGACAACGGCATCACCGACGCCGTCAACGGCATCCGAACATGGCTTACCACAATCGATATCAGCGACGAGGCCGCGCTGGCTATCGAACTGGCGGTCAACGAAGCGATCGCGAACGTGGCCGTGCATGCGTACCCCGACTGCGCCCCCGGACCGCTGCGCGTCACCGGCAGGCTGCAGTCCGGCGGGGTTGTCGAAGTGTGCATCGGCGACGACGGGCAGTGGCGTACGCCCGGAATCGGTGACATCGGGCGGGGGCGCGGCCTGGCGATGATGGAGCGGCTGCTCGACAAGGTGACGATCAGTCATGACAGCGCTTCCCGGCCGGCCCAGAAGGGGACGGTGGTGACGCTGCGGCACAAGGTTTCTCGCCCCGCCCTGGTTGCTTCCATTGGACCCGGAAGCAGCCCGTCAGCCCGCACGCCGCACTCCTACCGCGCCGAGCGCCACGACCAACCCGGCAAGGCGACACTCACGGTGACCGGCGCGGTGGATGCGTTGACTGCCGACCAGTTCAATGTTGACCTCTCCGATGCCGCCCAGGGTGGCACGGTCGGTTTGACGGTGTTGTTGGACCAGGTCACCCTGCTGACGAGCCGGGGTGTGCGGGCCTTGTTCATGATGCGCGACCAACTGACGGCCCATCAGCGCCCGTTCACTCTGGTGGCTGCCACGGGCAGTCCCGCGGCCGTGGTCCTCGACCTGGTGGGGCTGAGTCGCAGCACCGATCATCAGTCAGGCGGCAGCTGA
- a CDS encoding DNA translocase FtsK: MASKTAARSGTRTSRSGATSRAGAAGGRSSASPRAPKKRPSKPVKRVSRPAKRRNQSLLVLTGRACGRAARAGWLMAARGTGSAARSIGQARNIEAGHRRDGIALALLGIAVIIAASSWFSAARPVGAWVDAGLRTFVGSAVVLLPLVAAAAAIVLMRTEPDPDARPRLILGSSLIALSFLGLRHLWSGSPEDPELRRRAAGFIGFAIGGPLSDGLTAWIAAPLLFICALFGVLLLTGITIREVPDALRNMFGTRLFQREYEDDEYDDFAGDDADTVEVAPAEDFSDGYYDEAPLRPEDEPKPWPTASEAELAEPIADETPTVPEPKTRRRGTKSDKRDAQVLDRVVEGPYTLPSLDLLVAGDPPKKRSAANTHMAGAIGEVLTQFKVDAAVTGCTRGPTVTRYEVELGPGVKVEKITALQKNIAYAVATESVRMLAPIPGKSAVGIEVPNTDREMVRLADVLTAPSTRRDHHPLVIGLGKDIEGDFISANLAKMPHLLVAGSTGSGKSSFVNSMLVSLLTRATPEEVRMILIDPKMVELTPYEGIPHLITPIITQPKKAAAALAWLVEEMEQRYQDMQASRVRHIDDFNEKVRSGAISAPLGSQRVYRPYPYVLAIVDELADLMMTAPRDVEDAIVRITQKARAAGIHLVLATQRPSVDVVTGLIKTNVPSRLAFATSSLTDSRVILDQAGAEKLIGMGDGLFLPMGAGKPIRLQGAYITDEEIQAVVAACKDQAEPEYTEGVTAAKPNGERADVDPDIGDDMDVFLQAVELVVSSQFGSTSMLQRKLRVGFAKAGRLMDLMETRGIVGPSEGSKAREVLVKPDELAGTLALIRGGSGADGEPV; the protein is encoded by the coding sequence ATGGCCAGTAAGACCGCAGCCCGCTCCGGAACACGAACGAGCAGGTCAGGGGCCACTTCGCGGGCCGGTGCCGCAGGTGGGCGTTCGAGTGCGTCGCCTCGCGCGCCCAAGAAGCGCCCGAGTAAGCCCGTCAAGCGGGTGAGCAGGCCCGCCAAGCGTCGCAATCAGTCTCTGCTGGTGCTGACCGGACGCGCCTGCGGCCGGGCGGCACGCGCGGGTTGGCTGATGGCCGCCAGGGGAACCGGGAGTGCGGCGCGCTCGATCGGCCAGGCGCGCAACATCGAAGCAGGACATCGCCGCGACGGCATCGCCCTGGCGCTGCTGGGTATCGCCGTGATCATCGCCGCCAGTTCGTGGTTCAGCGCCGCCCGGCCGGTGGGGGCGTGGGTGGACGCCGGTCTGCGGACGTTCGTCGGCTCGGCGGTGGTGCTGCTGCCGCTGGTTGCCGCCGCGGCGGCGATCGTGCTGATGCGCACCGAACCCGACCCCGACGCGAGGCCACGGCTGATTCTCGGCTCCAGCCTCATCGCGCTGTCGTTTCTCGGACTGCGCCACCTGTGGTCCGGCTCACCTGAAGATCCCGAATTGCGCAGACGGGCAGCGGGATTCATCGGCTTCGCGATCGGCGGACCGCTCTCGGACGGATTGACCGCGTGGATCGCGGCGCCGCTGTTGTTCATCTGCGCGCTGTTCGGGGTGTTGCTGCTGACCGGCATCACCATCCGGGAGGTGCCGGACGCCCTGCGAAACATGTTCGGCACCAGGCTGTTCCAGCGCGAGTACGAAGACGACGAGTACGACGACTTCGCCGGTGACGACGCGGACACCGTCGAGGTCGCCCCGGCCGAGGATTTCTCGGACGGCTACTACGACGAAGCCCCGCTGCGCCCCGAGGACGAGCCCAAGCCCTGGCCCACGGCGTCGGAAGCCGAACTCGCGGAACCCATCGCCGACGAGACGCCGACCGTTCCGGAGCCCAAGACCCGCAGGCGCGGAACCAAATCCGACAAGCGCGATGCCCAGGTGTTGGACCGGGTGGTCGAGGGCCCGTACACGCTGCCGTCGCTGGATCTGCTGGTAGCCGGGGACCCGCCCAAGAAGCGCAGCGCCGCCAACACCCACATGGCCGGTGCCATCGGCGAAGTGCTCACCCAGTTCAAGGTCGACGCCGCGGTCACCGGGTGCACGCGCGGGCCCACCGTCACCCGCTACGAGGTGGAGCTCGGACCGGGGGTCAAGGTGGAGAAGATCACCGCGCTGCAGAAGAACATCGCGTACGCGGTGGCCACCGAAAGCGTGCGGATGCTGGCCCCGATTCCCGGCAAGTCCGCGGTCGGCATCGAGGTGCCCAACACCGACCGCGAAATGGTGCGGCTGGCCGATGTGCTCACCGCGCCGTCGACCCGCCGGGACCATCACCCGCTGGTGATCGGGCTGGGCAAGGACATCGAAGGCGACTTCATCTCGGCGAACCTGGCCAAGATGCCGCACCTGCTGGTGGCCGGCTCGACCGGCTCGGGCAAGTCCAGCTTCGTCAACTCCATGCTGGTGTCGCTGCTGACCCGCGCCACCCCGGAAGAGGTCAGGATGATCCTGATCGACCCCAAGATGGTGGAACTGACGCCCTATGAAGGCATTCCGCACCTGATCACGCCGATCATCACCCAGCCCAAGAAGGCGGCGGCGGCCCTGGCGTGGCTGGTCGAGGAGATGGAACAGCGCTATCAGGACATGCAGGCCTCCCGGGTGCGTCACATCGACGACTTCAACGAGAAGGTGAGATCCGGCGCTATCTCGGCGCCGCTGGGCAGTCAGCGGGTGTACCGGCCGTATCCGTACGTCCTGGCGATCGTCGACGAGCTCGCCGACCTGATGATGACCGCCCCGCGCGACGTGGAGGACGCCATCGTGCGGATCACCCAGAAGGCGCGTGCCGCGGGTATCCACCTGGTTCTGGCCACTCAGCGGCCCTCGGTCGACGTGGTGACCGGCCTGATCAAGACCAACGTGCCGTCCCGGCTGGCGTTCGCGACGTCATCGCTGACCGACAGCCGGGTGATCCTGGACCAGGCCGGCGCGGAAAAGCTGATCGGTATGGGCGACGGCCTGTTCCTGCCGATGGGCGCGGGCAAGCCGATCCGGTTGCAGGGCGCCTACATCACCGACGAGGAGATTCAGGCCGTCGTCGCCGCCTGCAAGGACCAGGCGGAGCCGGAGTACACCGAGGGCGTCACCGCCGCCAAGCCCAATGGTGAGCGGGCCGACGTCGACCCCGATATCGGCGACGACATGGATGTGTTCCTGCAGGCGGTGGAGCTGGTGGTGTCCAGCCAGTTCGGGTCGACCTCGATGCTGCAGCGCAAGCTGCGGGTGGGCTTCGCCAAGGCAGGCCGGTTGATGGACCTGATGGAGACGCGCGGCATCGTCGGGCCCAGCGAAGGGTCCAAGGCCCGCGAGGTGCTGGTCAAGCCCGACGAGCTGGCCGGCACGCTGGCGCTGATCCGCGGCGGCAGCGGCGCCGACGGCGAGCCCGTTTGA
- a CDS encoding amino-acid N-acetyltransferase: protein MTESRRDYRPVVRRARTSDVPAIKQLVDTYAGKILLEKNLVTLYESIQEFWVAEDPEIAGKVVGCGALHVLWADLGEIRTVAVDPDLTGHGVGHAIVNRLLEVARELELERLFVLTFETEFFGKHGFTEIEGTPVTAEVFEEMCRSYDIGVAEFLDLSYVKPNILGNSRMLLVL from the coding sequence GTGACCGAAAGTCGACGGGATTACCGGCCGGTGGTTCGGCGAGCGCGAACGTCTGACGTCCCCGCGATCAAACAACTCGTGGACACCTACGCCGGCAAGATTCTGCTGGAGAAGAATCTGGTGACCCTTTACGAGTCCATTCAGGAATTCTGGGTGGCCGAGGATCCGGAAATCGCCGGCAAAGTGGTCGGGTGTGGCGCGCTGCATGTGTTGTGGGCCGATCTCGGGGAAATTCGCACCGTAGCCGTCGACCCGGATCTGACCGGCCACGGAGTCGGCCACGCCATCGTCAATCGGCTACTCGAAGTGGCCCGGGAGCTGGAACTCGAACGGCTGTTCGTGCTGACGTTCGAGACCGAGTTCTTCGGTAAGCACGGGTTCACCGAGATCGAGGGCACTCCGGTGACGGCCGAGGTATTCGAGGAGATGTGCCGTTCCTACGACATCGGTGTCGCCGAGTTCCTGGACCTGAGCTACGTCAAACCCAACATCCTGGGGAACTCCCGCATGCTGCTGGTGCTGTAG
- the pgsA gene encoding CDP-diacylglycerol--glycerol-3-phosphate 3-phosphatidyltransferase, translated as MSGQPQAGQAAGQARIANLANVLTMVRFLLVPIFLYALFYGDGHHSWARVVAWAIFAVAVITDRFDGLLARNYGMATEFGAFVDPIADKTLIGAALIGLSMLGELPWWVTVLILTREVAITVLRLAVIHRGVIPASWGGKLKTVVQAVAIGLFVLPLSGILHTAAVVVMGLAIVLTVVTGIDYVASTVREIRRTKRDA; from the coding sequence GTGTCGGGGCAACCGCAGGCGGGTCAGGCAGCGGGTCAGGCCCGCATCGCGAATCTGGCGAATGTCCTCACCATGGTGCGATTTCTGCTCGTCCCGATCTTTCTGTACGCGCTCTTCTACGGCGACGGCCACCACTCCTGGGCGCGCGTGGTGGCGTGGGCGATTTTTGCGGTTGCTGTCATCACCGATCGATTCGACGGCCTGCTCGCCCGCAATTACGGCATGGCGACCGAATTCGGCGCGTTCGTCGACCCGATCGCGGACAAGACGCTGATCGGGGCGGCGCTGATCGGGCTGTCGATGCTTGGTGAGCTGCCCTGGTGGGTGACGGTGCTGATCCTGACCCGCGAAGTGGCGATCACCGTGCTGCGGTTGGCTGTCATCCACCGCGGTGTCATCCCCGCCAGCTGGGGCGGCAAGCTCAAGACCGTGGTCCAGGCGGTGGCGATCGGCTTGTTCGTATTGCCCCTGTCCGGGATTCTGCACACCGCCGCCGTGGTGGTGATGGGTCTGGCGATCGTCCTCACCGTCGTCACCGGCATCGACTACGTCGCGTCGACGGTCCGAGAAATTCGCCGGACCAAACGCGACGCCTAG
- the clgR gene encoding transcriptional regulator ClgR, with protein sequence MASLVREVVGDVLRGARTSQGRTLREVSDSARVSLGYLSEIERGRKEPSSELLTAICDALQVPLSQVLIDAGERMAREERASRASIDASIKVVIPPVVSLAVA encoded by the coding sequence ATGGCGTCACTAGTGCGTGAGGTGGTTGGCGACGTGCTGCGGGGGGCCCGGACATCGCAGGGCCGGACGCTGCGCGAGGTGTCCGATTCGGCGCGGGTGAGCCTCGGCTATCTGTCGGAAATCGAGCGCGGCCGCAAAGAGCCGTCCAGTGAGCTGCTCACCGCGATCTGCGACGCGCTGCAGGTTCCGCTCTCGCAGGTGCTCATCGATGCCGGCGAGCGGATGGCCCGCGAAGAGCGTGCCAGCCGCGCCTCCATCGATGCCAGCATCAAGGTTGTCATCCCACCGGTGGTCTCGCTGGCCGTGGCGTGA
- the pspA gene encoding phage shock protein PspA, with protein MANPFVKAWKYLMALFNSKIDEHADPKVQIQQAIEEAQRTHQALTQQAAQVIGNQRQLEMRLNRQLADIEKLQVNVRQALTLADQAVASGDAAKATEYNNAAEAFAAQLVTAEQSVEDLKTLHDQALQAAGQAKKAVERNAMVLQQKIAERTKLLSQLEQAKMQEQVSASLRSMSELAAPGNTPSLDEVRDKIERRYANAIGSAELAQSSVQGRMLEVEQAGVQMAGHSRLEQIRASMRGEALPAGGATAPGVTPATPATEPGGAVPDKPFGQ; from the coding sequence ATGGCCAATCCGTTCGTCAAAGCGTGGAAGTACCTCATGGCGCTGTTCAACTCCAAGATTGACGAGCACGCCGACCCGAAAGTACAGATCCAGCAGGCCATTGAAGAGGCACAACGCACTCACCAGGCGTTGACCCAGCAGGCCGCGCAGGTGATCGGCAACCAGCGTCAGCTGGAGATGCGGCTCAACCGCCAGCTGGCCGACATCGAGAAGTTGCAGGTCAACGTGCGTCAGGCGCTCACCCTTGCCGACCAGGCCGTCGCGAGCGGGGACGCCGCGAAGGCCACCGAGTACAACAACGCCGCCGAAGCGTTCGCCGCACAGTTGGTGACCGCCGAGCAGAGCGTCGAAGACCTCAAGACGCTGCACGACCAGGCCCTGCAGGCGGCCGGGCAGGCCAAGAAGGCCGTCGAACGCAATGCGATGGTGTTGCAGCAGAAGATCGCCGAGCGCACCAAGCTCCTCAGCCAGCTCGAGCAGGCCAAGATGCAGGAGCAGGTGAGCGCGTCGCTGCGGTCGATGAGCGAGCTTGCCGCCCCGGGCAACACGCCCAGCCTCGACGAGGTGCGCGACAAGATCGAACGGCGGTACGCCAACGCGATCGGCTCCGCCGAGCTTGCGCAGAGCTCGGTCCAGGGCCGGATGCTCGAGGTCGAGCAGGCCGGCGTGCAGATGGCAGGGCATTCCCGGCTCGAGCAGATCCGGGCGTCGATGCGTGGCGAGGCACTGCCCGCCGGTGGTGCGACCGCACCTGGTGTCACTCCGGCGACGCCGGCCACCGAGCCCGGTGGAGCCGTTCCCGATAAGCCGTTCGGTCAGTAG
- a CDS encoding phage shock envelope stress response protein PspM, with the protein MAAKSNQRGLLRGLLQRGFDTAADLTDLLARKISAASDPRARQLRRRRRALRWAWIFTAGVVFWGLVTAVLAAWGWFALLLQIIGAVAVVMVIPATLLFFRYYWLKSEPLPAQRPANPRRLPPPGSAARPAMYALGASERGFFSLLGVIERGAMLPADEITDLTDAAKRTSAAMAATAAEVVSMERAAHNAEGSRQYLVPTINAYTAQLGAGVRQYNEMVTAAAQLVSSVNGEGGANLSQQRYRDELAGATDRLLSWAQAFDELGGLPKAI; encoded by the coding sequence ATGGCGGCCAAGTCGAATCAGCGCGGACTGTTGCGAGGGTTGCTGCAGCGCGGATTCGACACCGCCGCCGACCTGACCGACCTGCTCGCCCGCAAGATCAGCGCCGCCAGCGACCCGCGGGCGCGCCAGCTGCGCCGGCGGCGACGCGCGCTGCGGTGGGCGTGGATCTTCACCGCCGGAGTCGTGTTCTGGGGGTTGGTGACCGCGGTGCTGGCGGCCTGGGGCTGGTTCGCGCTCCTGCTGCAGATCATCGGCGCCGTCGCCGTCGTGATGGTGATTCCGGCGACGCTGCTGTTCTTCCGGTACTACTGGCTGAAGTCCGAGCCCCTTCCGGCCCAACGGCCGGCCAACCCCCGCCGGCTACCGCCGCCCGGTTCGGCCGCCCGGCCCGCCATGTACGCATTGGGCGCCTCCGAACGCGGGTTTTTCTCGCTGCTGGGGGTCATCGAGCGCGGCGCGATGCTGCCGGCCGACGAGATCACCGACCTGACCGACGCGGCCAAGCGGACCTCGGCGGCCATGGCGGCCACCGCCGCGGAAGTGGTGTCGATGGAAAGAGCGGCGCACAACGCCGAAGGCTCGCGTCAGTATCTGGTGCCGACCATCAACGCCTACACCGCGCAGTTGGGTGCCGGTGTTCGCCAGTACAACGAAATGGTGACTGCCGCAGCGCAATTGGTCTCTTCGGTCAACGGCGAAGGCGGCGCGAACCTATCCCAGCAGCGTTACCGCGACGAGTTGGCCGGTGCGACCGACCGGCTGCTGAGTTGGGCGCAGGCCTTCGACGAACTGGGTGGATTACCCAAGGCGATCTGA
- a CDS encoding limonene-1,2-epoxide hydrolase family protein — MTELTQNGPGSGADTTDNIRAVEDFLNALQAEDFDTVDELLHDNLIYENVGFSQIRGGRKTTALLSKMQGRIGFEVKIHRIAADGSAVLTERTDALILGPLRVQFWVCGTFELQDGRITLWRDYFDSFDMLKATLRGVAGVLVPSLRATL; from the coding sequence ATGACTGAGCTGACTCAGAATGGGCCCGGATCCGGAGCCGACACCACCGACAACATCCGTGCGGTCGAGGACTTCCTCAACGCCCTTCAGGCCGAGGACTTCGACACCGTCGACGAGTTGTTGCACGACAACCTCATCTACGAGAACGTCGGGTTCTCCCAAATTCGGGGCGGCCGCAAGACGACAGCACTGCTGAGCAAGATGCAGGGGCGCATCGGCTTCGAGGTGAAGATCCACCGCATCGCCGCCGACGGTTCCGCCGTCCTCACCGAGCGCACCGACGCACTGATCCTGGGCCCACTGAGGGTGCAGTTCTGGGTCTGCGGGACCTTCGAGCTGCAAGACGGGCGGATCACGCTGTGGCGCGACTACTTCGACAGCTTCGACATGCTCAAGGCGACGCTGCGCGGCGTGGCCGGAGTGTTGGTTCCGTCGCTGCGCGCGACGCTGTAA